From the genome of Candidatus Goldiibacteriota bacterium HGW-Goldbacteria-1, one region includes:
- a CDS encoding sugar ABC transporter ATP-binding protein encodes MARVVLKNIWKKYGNVTAVKDANIVCEDKEFLILVGPSGCGKTTTLRMIAGLEEITSGEMYIDDKLVNDIPPKDRDIAMVFQNYALYPHMT; translated from the coding sequence ATGGCAAGAGTTGTATTAAAAAACATCTGGAAAAAGTACGGAAACGTGACAGCTGTTAAGGACGCGAACATTGTATGTGAAGACAAGGAATTTTTAATCCTTGTAGGGCCGTCAGGCTGCGGAAAGACCACCACATTAAGGATGATAGCGGGCCTTGAAGAAATAACATCCGGTGAAATGTACATTGACGACAAACTTGTAAATGACATTCCGCCAAAAGACCGCGACATAGCCATGGTTTTCCAGAACTACGCTTTGTACCCTCACATGACGG
- the waaF gene encoding lipopolysaccharide heptosyltransferase II has product MKISANITAFNEEANIARCLKSLSFADEIIVTLDSRTTDQTEKIARKFTSRVYKKTFSGFSDIKQFCLSKSKYEWVFVIDADEEVSPALAEEIKSKIKNTVVPGYVIKRDTFFLGRQIKHCGWGKDYQLRLFKKKSGGYDGRTIHESIKLNGAPGRIDAPLYHYSYPDSTSYFSKLNTYTTLQAEAKQKKFLLLRMVLSPFIKFFRMYFLKAGFADGLQGFILCVYSGFSEFVKFSKMWEERKKGKGQGILLRSPNWIGDAVMFTAMIKPAKMLFKKVVVLSDKGGAPVFENNPDIDKLIVFDKNDSASVKAAVTAVKKENVNCAAAFTPSLSSGIMLKRASIKKRAGFAEDGLFLNLRYKRDKKHAALHITEEFKQILYLLSPSFDFSAARQEIFTDSSEEKAALHKFGILKNTKYCVLAPFVMYGPAKMWPLDRWADLARALLKRHRGLKIALAGTPMDREFEFSVDDKRIIDLRGRTNLKEITAVIKNGLFFAGNDSGLMHIADGLNVPLLAIFGSTSYQWTGPLSEKSRVISSDIDCSPCFEKQCRYGHYDCLKKIKVSDVLKEAERLQLGIKKFKL; this is encoded by the coding sequence ATGAAAATATCTGCCAACATAACGGCGTTTAACGAAGAGGCAAATATCGCGCGCTGCTTAAAAAGCCTTTCTTTTGCGGATGAAATAATAGTCACGCTTGATTCCAGGACAACCGATCAAACGGAAAAAATAGCCCGTAAATTCACTTCGCGCGTTTATAAAAAAACTTTTTCCGGCTTTTCGGATATCAAACAATTCTGCCTGTCAAAATCAAAATATGAATGGGTGTTTGTAATTGACGCGGATGAAGAAGTATCGCCGGCGCTGGCGGAAGAGATAAAAAGCAAAATTAAAAATACTGTTGTGCCCGGATATGTTATAAAAAGGGATACTTTTTTCCTTGGCAGGCAGATAAAGCACTGCGGATGGGGCAAAGATTATCAGCTTAGGCTGTTTAAGAAGAAATCCGGCGGATATGACGGCAGGACAATACACGAAAGCATAAAATTAAACGGGGCGCCCGGCAGGATAGACGCCCCGCTTTATCACTATTCATATCCGGACAGCACTTCGTATTTTTCCAAACTTAACACCTACACCACCCTTCAGGCAGAGGCAAAACAGAAAAAATTCCTGTTACTTAGAATGGTATTATCTCCCTTTATAAAGTTTTTCAGGATGTATTTTTTAAAAGCGGGGTTTGCAGACGGTTTGCAGGGGTTTATCCTGTGTGTGTACAGCGGTTTTTCTGAATTTGTGAAGTTTTCAAAGATGTGGGAAGAGCGCAAAAAAGGCAAAGGGCAGGGGATACTTTTAAGGTCGCCCAACTGGATAGGCGACGCGGTAATGTTTACGGCAATGATTAAGCCCGCTAAAATGCTGTTTAAAAAAGTTGTGGTGTTGTCGGATAAAGGCGGTGCGCCTGTTTTTGAAAATAACCCCGATATAGATAAACTTATAGTATTTGATAAAAATGATTCCGCGTCGGTAAAAGCCGCGGTAACGGCGGTAAAAAAAGAAAATGTAAACTGCGCCGCCGCATTTACGCCTTCGCTGTCGTCCGGTATTATGCTTAAAAGGGCGTCAATTAAGAAAAGGGCGGGCTTTGCCGAAGACGGGCTGTTTCTTAATTTAAGGTATAAACGCGATAAAAAACACGCCGCGCTGCACATAACGGAAGAATTTAAACAGATATTGTACCTGCTGTCGCCTTCTTTTGATTTTTCTGCAGCCCGTCAGGAAATATTTACGGACAGTTCAGAAGAAAAGGCCGCGCTTCATAAATTTGGAATATTAAAGAATACAAAATACTGCGTGCTTGCGCCGTTTGTAATGTACGGGCCTGCTAAGATGTGGCCGCTGGACAGGTGGGCGGACCTGGCACGCGCGCTGTTAAAAAGGCACAGGGGCCTGAAAATAGCGCTGGCAGGGACGCCAATGGACAGGGAATTTGAATTTTCGGTTGATGATAAAAGGATAATTGATTTAAGGGGCAGGACAAACCTTAAGGAAATAACCGCGGTTATAAAAAATGGATTGTTTTTTGCGGGCAATGACAGCGGTTTAATGCACATAGCCGACGGTTTGAACGTACCGCTTCTGGCAATATTCGGCTCTACTTCATATCAGTGGACAGGGCCGTTGTCAGAAAAATCACGCGTAATTTCTTCAGATATTGACTGCTCGCCGTGCTTTGAAAAGCAGTGCAGGTACGGCCATTATGACTGCCTTAAAAAGATAAAAGTATCGGATGTTTTGAAAGAAGCGGAAAGACTGCAGCTGGGCATAAAAAAGTTTAAGCTATAG
- the lpxK gene encoding tetraacyldisaccharide 4'-kinase yields the protein MGVDTFWAKAVSKGKKTLPQFLFLVFLLFVSFLYYIGLSIKNIITGSGLIKKKQFGRKVISVGNITVGGTGKTPFAEEIGKKIIKNGKNLVIVEKGYKRRKNKNIELVSDGEKILLNSLYAGDEAYMIARAIPGAKVVVSGNKLKGIDYAMARFNPDFILLDDGFQKRDLMEKQHNVVLVNALDPAGNGNLFPAGILREPFKALKQADTVVITNVNLADDYNKVIKLSDKISALNRNIKVFEAEHNPKYFYNIINGDKEGLNFISGKKVMLFSSLGNPEGFEKTIKALGADIMLSIRFRDHHRFTKKELQGFMGLLERTGTQYLITTEKDEVKINRKFITDKRVYALKIGMLIKNSKELEKRLKIG from the coding sequence ATGGGCGTTGATACTTTTTGGGCTAAGGCAGTATCTAAAGGGAAAAAAACACTGCCGCAGTTTTTGTTTTTGGTATTTCTTCTGTTTGTTTCTTTTCTGTATTATATCGGGCTTTCAATAAAAAATATAATAACAGGTTCGGGATTAATAAAGAAAAAACAGTTCGGGAGAAAGGTAATATCAGTGGGCAATATTACGGTTGGCGGCACGGGAAAAACGCCTTTTGCGGAAGAGATAGGGAAGAAAATAATAAAGAACGGCAAAAACCTTGTTATTGTTGAAAAAGGTTATAAGCGCAGAAAAAATAAAAATATTGAACTGGTTTCTGACGGCGAGAAAATACTGTTAAACAGCCTTTATGCAGGCGACGAAGCGTATATGATTGCCAGGGCTATACCCGGCGCCAAAGTGGTGGTAAGCGGCAATAAATTAAAAGGTATTGATTACGCGATGGCGCGGTTTAATCCGGATTTTATCCTTCTGGATGACGGTTTTCAGAAAAGGGATTTAATGGAAAAACAGCATAACGTGGTACTTGTAAACGCGCTTGACCCCGCGGGCAACGGAAATCTTTTTCCTGCAGGTATTTTACGCGAGCCGTTTAAGGCGTTAAAACAGGCGGATACGGTTGTCATTACCAACGTAAACCTGGCTGATGATTATAATAAAGTTATAAAACTTAGCGACAAAATATCCGCGCTGAACAGAAATATAAAAGTGTTTGAAGCCGAACATAACCCTAAATATTTTTACAATATAATAAACGGGGATAAAGAAGGGTTGAATTTTATATCCGGGAAAAAAGTCATGCTGTTTTCCAGCCTGGGCAATCCGGAAGGTTTTGAAAAGACAATTAAAGCGCTTGGTGCGGATATCATGTTAAGCATAAGGTTCCGCGACCATCACAGGTTTACAAAAAAAGAACTGCAGGGTTTTATGGGCCTTCTTGAAAGGACCGGCACGCAGTATTTAATTACAACGGAAAAGGATGAAGTTAAAATAAACAGAAAATTTATAACCGACAAAAGGGTTTACGCGCTTAAAATAGGGATGCTTATTAAAAACTCAAAAGAACTTGAAAAAAGGCTGAAAATAGGATGA